From the Lolium rigidum isolate FL_2022 chromosome 2, APGP_CSIRO_Lrig_0.1, whole genome shotgun sequence genome, one window contains:
- the LOC124693522 gene encoding zinc finger CCCH domain-containing protein 19-like has protein sequence MDSGGGGAPPPPAADEEEARRRRGTDCVYYLASPLTCKKGSECEYRHSDAARSNPRDCWYWFNGNCTNHKCSFRHPPLDDMLGAPATPRISQQSAPQIPVLAQAPAIGAAKPGVPCYYFQKGMCAKGNLCAFSHVPQFAGSPALHQTAKGFAPAVQPHLQSKNSNSWIKPSNSAQQNTTPAMHEEVKVSARNGVPAQQQSRAYNSSEAYQNHRNSYVLSRSYQPQPSVEDETAETGEFVREPSAGSSVVAGSVEDDAERSFKEVHNSYRRTGVEQNTGMRRQTHVGYELEKSHKSSSDRLLSERRLSSQRESAPVTANSSDLRHRLLKQRRLSDPRSTQVPNRQDRRYPEDERHNDHRRRGEERVTHDSLSRSRLHGRIKLPGETSLDRLGPYSEKERRPRDRLSPPKQTDLRAKIHDRLKARSTEDAPVNNVKSSVVKASSGEDAAGVVNFSGPKSLAELRAKKVAANSSVEHSTTKNADRTVAPVRMTSEIVTNKVSPDPVPFDGPKPLSAILKRKREAASADSGSIQEEQIACEEEQSVNNNSIILGNNIVGTNAENNEEEEAFNPEDDVMYDDNLSPADGNAAEAAADVVEEELEEGEQQEDLETAEEEYEYEAADDVNAEEDKDYQEYEDDDDDLEDDDDFARKVGVLIS, from the exons ATGGATTCAGGTGGAggaggcgcgccgccgccgcccgccgcggacgaggaggaggcgcgccGCCGACGGGGCACCGACTGCGTCTACTACCTCGCCTCCCCGTTGACCTGCAAGAAG GGGAGTGAATGCGAGTACCGTCACAGTGATGCTGCCAGGTCGAATCCTAGGGACTGTTGGTATTGGTTTAATGGCAACTGCACCAATCATAAGTGTTCATTTAGGCACCCG CCATTGGACGACATGCTCGGAGCACCAGCAACTCCACGGATATCTCAACAATCTGCACCACAGATTCCTGTGCTGGCTCAGGCCCCTGCCATTGGTGCAGCCAAGCCAGGTGTTCCATGTTATTACTTTCAGAAAGGGATGTGCGCAAAAGGAAACTTGTGTGCCTTCTCGCATGTACCACAGTTTGCTGGAAGTCCTGCTTTGCATCAGACAGCAAAGGGTTTTGCTCCTGCTGTGCAGCCTCATCTTCAGTCGAAGAACTCAAACTCGTGGATAAAACCAAGCAATTCAGCCCAGCAGAACACAACTCCTGCCATGCATGAAGAGGTTAAGGTCAGTGCTCGCAATGGCGTACCAGCTCAGCAGCAAAGCAGGGCCTATAACTCTTCAGAAGCTTATCAGAATCACAGAAACTCTTATGTGCTTTCAAGGAGTTACCAGCCACAGCCTTCAGTTGAAGATGAAACTGCTGAGACCGGTGAATTTGTCAGGGAACCTTCTGCTGGTTCCAGTGTTGTTGCTGGCAGTGTTGAGGATGATGCCGAACGGTCATTTAAGGAAGTGCATAACAGTTACCGTCGTACTGGCGTGGAGCAAAACACTGGGATGCGTAGGCAAACACATGTTGGCTATGAATTAGAAAAGTCGCATAAAAGCTCATCCGACAGATTGCTGTCAGAGAGAAGGCTTTCTTCCCAGAGAGAGTCAGCACCTGTGACTGCAAACAGTTCAGATTTGCGCCACAGGCTACTGAAGCAAAGAAGGCTCAGTGATCCAAGATCGACGCAGGTCCCAAACAGGCAGGATAGAAGATACCCTGAAGATGAGCGCCACAATGATCATCGTCGTCGAGGGGAAGAGCGGGTTACCCATGACAGCCTCTCACGCTCTCGATTACATGGTAGAATAAAACTTCCAGGGGAGACATCGTTGGACAGACTTGGCCCATATTCAGAGAAAGAGAGACGGCCTAGAGATAGACTGTCACCACCGAAGCAAACGGACCTTCGGGCGAAGATTCATGACAGGCTAAAGGCTAGATCAACTGAGGACGCACCTGTTAATAATGTAAAAAGCTCAGTGGTGAAAGCAAGTAGTGGTGAAGATGCTGCTGGAGTGGTGAACTTTTCTGGTCCGAAGAGCCTTGCAGAGTTGAGAGCAAAGAAGGTTGCTGCTAACAGCTCAGTGGAACACAGTACCACCAAGAATGCTGATCGTACCGTGGCGCCAGTTCGAATGACATCTGAGATAGTCACCAACAAGGTCTCACCGGACCCTGTCCCCTTTGATGGTCCGAAGCCGTTGAGTGCCATCCTGAAGAGAAAAAGAGAAGCAGCTTCTGCCGATTCTGGCAGCATACAAGAAGAGCAGATTGCATGCGAGGAGGAACAGTCTGTGAATAATAATTCCATCATCCTCGGAAATAATATAGTCGGAACAAACGCCGagaacaacgaagaagaagaagccttCAACCCGGAAGATGACGTGATGTACGACGACAACCTTTCTCCTGCTGATGGCAACGCCGCTGAAGCCGCAGCCGATGTGGTGGAAGAAGAGCTAGAAGAGGGGGAACAGCAGGAGGACCTGGAGACGGCAGAAGAGGAATATGAGTATGAGGCAGCTGACGATGTCAATGCCGAAGAAGACAAGGACTACCAggagtacgaggatgacgacgacgatctgGAGGACGATGACGATTTTGCACGCAAAGTTGGCGTGCTGATCTCATAG